The genomic region GATACTGGTTGAAAACGGGTTTGCGCTCTTCGGCGTACCCGTAGACCTGCTTGTTTCGACCGCAGTTTCCTTGATTAATGAGGCGTATGTTTGGATGGCCCAGGATCGGATCGTCGATTCCACTGTTGGGCGTGTTCTCGTAAAGCCAATCGATGTACTGTGACGCATCGGTGAACCCAATGTACTCTTTCAAATTGCATATTCCAGTCGTGCTGATCGTGTTGCTGAAAGACACCAGCCCCTTCAAGTACCATCGGTTTTGAAACTGGAAATACATTCCCCCTCCGCTATCGCCATTGCAGACGCCAGTGCCTGTTAGTGGAAAGTAAAACACAATAAGTTTTAAATCTAAGCGACTGTTCCTACATTTTAATAACTTcatgtaattatttttcacacaaGTATTGTGTACATTGCTAAAATTCATTGCTTTGTGGAATCTTGCACGAATTCTTTTTATCGGTAGTTTTGATCACACTTACTGaaaatttttttcaatgtaGCTATGGATTCTAAGAAGAGccattttttatgttgaaaaaatattctgcCGTTTGCTACATTTTAAGATCGAAACTTGCGTAACGGTCATAATCACTGGGTGACGGACCAGTggttggattctagtgttaatcgCATCCGATTACGAATAATGGAGTCCGCAGTACTAAAGCACATTCTAACTTAgattaagcacattctaacAGAACAAAGCGTGCCAAAGAGCTTCGTTTCTCAATGTGTAAAAATTTTATCAACCAAGAAAACATAGTTTCGACTATTATTACAGCGCTTAATGACATGATAGCGGACTAAGACGATGAAAGTAAGCCTTATTTGGATAATCGAGCTGCATTTTTCTTACAGTAGACGTTAAACCCGTCAATCTCTTAAAATCTAGTTTGAAATGGAGTATGATCATTGACTGATTTTCAAAGCCTACTATTGGCACACCTATTAAAGAAAGATTTTCATCAACGTCCCGTTTTTGAATAACATAGCAAATGTTCCATCGGTTAAGTTGATTATGTAAAGAATTATTTATTCCCAGCGAATCtaataaaattgcaaaaaatatAAACGTAATGAAAGcttgttttaaatataataagcCGTTTTTGAGAGAAACTACAAACAATACTCTCCCGATTATCCCCTGCCGCATCTCACATCACATAACCAAAAGACCGGGGTGGATTTAACCTGCATGCAATCGGGGTGGAATCCCCAGCTACCCAGAGGGGGGCTAGGGTACCTGCGTATTGACTCGCAGCACATCGCGATAGCTGGCTACCTGCCCAATATAGCAGCAATGCCTTCGGCGTACCCTTGCCTCTGAACTCTGATTCAACAGCTTGCCTATACTGACGTGACAATGAGCAGCAGCGACTAAGAGGAAAACCAGTGTGGTGTTCGTTTTCAGTCGGTAGTCTTGAGTTACAATGAAcgatgtttttataaaaaaatattggggTTTAAAGTTGGCACACAAATCAGCACTTGGGAAAGAAGCTGAGAAGAGATAGACAGAGTTCAtagaaaaattattgtaatatatTGCTGTTACAGtttcaaaatgaaattatACGGGTAGAGAGAGCTTTGACTAACACCGTTTTCTACGAGCCTACTTGAACATCcagtgaaagaaaaattggtttaattttgattCGTCGTTATGCGACTATTTACACATTTTCATGTTACAACAATTACCGTTTTTAAATCCTGCGCAGTACGCCTTAGCGTAGAGGAGTTGCCCGAAGAACGCGCGATCACTGGCGAGGCACGTCAGCGAGTCAACCACGGGCATGCGAGCCTCGTTCAACACCGACCCATGCACATTGCCGTCCGTCAGACCCCACCCCACAACCGTGCCGGTCTGATCCTGGACATTGGGCAGCACGAAGCCGTCATCGCGCTTCCACAGACAGGCCGGCTGTATGAAGTCGTTGAAGATGATCGGCACTTCGACGCGCAGAATCGCTATATCATTCTCGAACGTGGTCGGCCGGAACCCGACGTGCACGACCGTTTCGATCACGTTGAACTCCTCCGCGTGCTCTTCCACCTCGTTCGACAGGTTGAACCGGCCCAGCTTCAGCAGCAGATCCTCGGTCGGAATCTTGCGCCGGCTAGCTGCGTACGTGACGCAGTGGGCAGCCGTCAGCACGAGAAATTTGTGCACGATGCTACCACCGCACGCATACTCGAACCCGGCACTGTTCACACCGCGCTGGTACAGCGCCACATGCCAAGGCCAATCTCCTGGCCGCGTCGGGTAGCCTCCCTTTACCAGCCCTTCTCGTTGGGCCAGCCGTTTGCCGCACTCGTCGTCGTTGAAGTCCTTGGCCAAAAAGTCATCCTGGGCGACGCTAATCTGAGCGTAGAAAACTGCCACAAGGACCCACACTAACACAGCAGTATGCGATAGTTTGATTCGCGGCACCATACTGCATGCGCACTGGAAGGCGGTTGCAGTCACACTGCAAACAAAACCCACCAATAACGAACTTAACCGCATCGATCGCTAACCTCAAGCCATGATGGTGGGAAATACGTCGCCGTTTGCGATCGTGTTGGTGAAGGCGATCTTCTTGTTTTACACACAGGTGCGATCGAAaagtttccttccattttctaTAACTgttagaataaaaatgtaaattgaatACTAGTTCATTAATAAACGAGTGCTCTAAATAAAAGTAGTTCAACTTCAAATATTTTGTatacatttaaatttcttgTTGTCTACTATCTTTTTGGTTCATCAAGAAGCCCGCTAACACATGAACAACAAAATTGTGCAAGGGGTTTTGTCTCTAACTGGACGCGGCAAGAATCCAGTTTTAGTCCGTGCTACTCCACAAACAGTTATGTCGACCTGGTACACTGACCTTGAATGGCATTGAATAGGAAGGGCGGGATACTGACACTGACACTTTGAAGCGACCACGAACTTACCCCCGGGCTGGCTAGCTTTGAGCTTTGATGCCGATCATCGACAAACACATCGTGACCTCGTGGGAGATTCCGATAGTGCGATTTCCATCTCGACGATTCACAGCACTTTTACACCGCCTCTAGAAACGAGTTTTGTACGAAGCCATGTCGTTATCGTATGGGAATTACGTGCtattgtaaaaataataaattgaaattagcttatataaaaaataaatcaaatttgaaaGGATTACGATTATTTGAACGATTAAAAAACTTCAAGGAAATATTGATGTGTTGTTGCAGAAGCAGTGTTAAgctttttaaatttccataGATTCATCATTCCTAATTGAATCCCTTCAGGCCTTTAAGAGTCCGTAACataaatttttgaaattgGTTGCTACTGTTTCCCATCGAAAACTAATCTATAGATAACACACAACAAAGATTCTGGTAATATATAATTGGTATATGATTGGTATATAAAAATATGATAGAAACTCATGAATAGTGAAAGAAATACAACGATGTTTTCCATTtgggttttacattttttacatttacatttgttGCAACACaggatttttcaaataatgcCGAAAAAACCAAAGGAAATATCTATTTGACGATACACATACTACGTCGCACTCCGGTCTTTGAAACAACCATTTTATTTAATCTTAGCATCCATAAATTTGATGGCTTAAGAGTCgtgaagggaaacaaaataaactggTCGCAATCATTTTTTTACGTCTGTGTTTCGTCGGATTTCTAACCATGCTCATTGTTTTGTAATAATTATTACATACTCATTTTGAAGGGAAATAAAAGCATAGTatagaaatgataaaaaatctaTCCTTTGATTGACGATctactttaaaaacaaaattatcttTCCTCAGTAAATTAATGAAAGCCATTTTACTTACTTcagttttgaagatttattttaaattgtctTAATTCCTTTAGTTAACGGCCGTCAGTGGGCATTGCCTTCAAGTAAATGCTTCCTTTGGTTTCATCTGTTCTAACCCTTGAAATCGCGGCTCTCACTCGTCATCAAGCTACTTTCATTCCCTTTCTTCCCTTACATAAATACGAAGATCCTGCTACATGTACTGCTGATGCTGAGGACTGGATACTTTCCGAAAATTGTTTCTTTCGCATTATTTGCATCTTTTGCTCAATTTACAGCCGGCATTTGTGGCAAGGATTGCATGGATTGTTCTAATTTATCTGGCTgtagttttttgtttactcAACCCCTGCATTTATTCACATTTCCATTTGAATCACAGTTTACAAATCAAACTTTTGAAGTGGATTCCTGCTTCGTTGGTGCTCTTTTCTGCAAAAGGTGGTTACTGATGTTGATAACCGCGCATTGATAATGTGCtcaatttcattattttatcttaCTTTTCGTACCAGATGGTTTAAGCAACACAATTGAGTTGTGtctgttgttttaaattgtttgtttccaaAAACAATCAGTTACTGCACGTTTGTCCAAAACTCTATAGCCTCTCTATGAATATGTTCACCTTCTATCAATTTCTTATCTAACTTACTTAACATAGTTCATTCGACAAACGTTCCATCTCGTACTCACTCTATCTTTGTCTTACCTCCTTCGAATCTATCTCCCCCCGGTACTTCCCCATCCTTTCGTAAATGCTTAAGTCTAAGTTCAGCTTAGTAGTCTTATTGTATAATTCACTTGCCTGCATTGGCATGCTTATTTGCTTGCTTGTTTGTCGCTTAGGGTTTTgactaattttattttatttcaattacgtTTTAATGATTTCTCAGCAAAAATTTGCATACGGAGAAGACGCATCTACTGCTTCCAAGAGACAGTGGCATTCGTTTACATTTGTTTAtcatgagatttttgtttattgtaatattttactaACCTTTGTCATGATTTCCTTTGTCTATGTAGTATGTTACTAACTTttctgatttatttttttctgtctaGGTCTAATGAGATGCATATAATACGCTCCACGTTACTAATGGCTATCCAAATTTCGTTCATCACAtcctagtttatttttttatttttgcaaccaTTTATCTATTCGTTAGTTTGTGGTTGATATCCTTGCGTCGCGAATTCACTTttgcaaagttttttttttcttttggtttggttttatgaAACAATTATGTTCATTCATAATTTATAAATACACTTTCACATGGAATGCTTGTAAAACTGGTTTGTTGCAGTCTCGCCTTCCATGGTTGCTTAGATGAACAACATAAAAGTATTGCAGCGCAGGGTGAAATTGACCCGCTGTGCTTCATATTTTATATCGATCCTTCTGATTGGATCGAACACGAAACACTATCATTCATACATTCACACACTTATCATACATTCACATGCTCGCACGCATCATCATAATGTGCACAGCTCACGTACACGTCAGACACTGATCAAAGACTAGAATAAGATAGATCGCATTGCAATGTTGGCGTAATGGACGATCGAAAACGGCGTTCGATGATTCGCAAGAAAATGGATAACTACAGGTTCACTACTGCACGCTGGATGTTTCCTCATCGTAGTGGGCGAACTTCAGGAACACCTGTTCCAGTGTGGTTTGGCTGAACGAGTACTCCTCGATGTCTAGTTCGACTTTGGCTGAAAGGTGAGTGAAAGAAACACACAATTAACTAGCTCATCACCAACCGCTATCATACAGAAACGTACCTTTCTCAAGCCGCGAAAAACACTCCGCTAAGGAACTGACCGCCTGCTGAGGCACTGAATACACCAGCCGATCGGCGAAGCTCTCTTCCAAGGTGGCACTCGGGAACAGGTCCGTGACAAAGTTGCGCAACGCCATCGACCGGTTGTCGATGCAGTTGCTTATAACCGGTGCGATATGGTCCGTGCTTTGGTCGAGCTGTAGCTGCTCCTGACTGCTGCTGGGTTGGCTTTCGATCGGCGTCTCACTATACACATTTTCGACATGCTTCAGTTTGATCTCGAGCGTGTACCCGGCTCCGTATAGGTTCTTCAAGTGCTGCGTCGATCCAAGGCATCTGTAAGGAGTACGACATACGTTCCAATCCATTCGACACTCTGGGTACTTACTTTCCCTCCGGTATTACCTTAGTTCCCCTTTCACCATGATGCCTACGCGCGAGCAGAGAGCATCGGCTTCCTCCATCGAATGGGTCGTCAGCATCGCGCATCGTTTACCGTGGAAGCTGGCAAGAATCGTATCCCAAAGGAACCGTTTCGACTTTGGATCCATTCCCGTAGACGGTTCGTCTAGCAGCACCACCTTGGGCGCTCCGACCATCGCCATGGCGTAGCTCAACTTTCGCCGTGTGCCCCCCGAACAGTGCTGAGTCTGCTTGTTCGCATGCTCGTTAATGTGCAGTCCCGTCAGATACGTCGCGATCAGACGATTCAGGTCCTTCCCGCGGACGCCGCGAATCCGCGCGTACAGCTCCAGATGCTCCCGTACCGTGACGTTCTTCCACAGAGCGTCATGCTGCGGACAGTAGCCGAGCGTTTTGAAGGCATCGTCCTGGTTGATGGTGATACTGTGCCCCGCCACTCGGACAGTACCTCGCGTTGGAGCCGTCTCGCCCGTCATGATCTTCATGGTGGTCGTTTTACCGGCACCGTTGTGCCCGAGCAGTCCCAGCACCTCACCGGCATCGACTGCGATGGAAAGACTTCGCACTGAAATCTTCTTTCTTGGTGGTTCATCATCcgcacagcagcaacagttccCGCAGAGCGATTCCTGGGAGAACTCCTTGCGAAGACTCTacgaaagggtttttttttctgttattgaCAATCCAAAAACTAATGCATAATTTGTGATTAAGGAGCGCTTTCCCCCACGACAGACCTTCACTAGAACAACGGGCTGCACTTGCGGGCCATCGTCGTGCTGTTGCTGGGAGTTTCCCGTGAGACGGAATACTCTGCTACGCTCGTTGCGGACATCCTCGTCTTCATACTCGCCGGTACACTGCTCCTCGGTCATAACGTCTTCCTCGCTCTGCAACAGATAAACCAGAGGAGTCGCATCAAACCGTAAACCGAGTGTACCAACCACGGGTGTATTCGGTCCACCCCTTACCGCCGATCGATGAAACAGATCCCTCATGCGGCCGCCACTCTTCATCACGTCCGAAACACGCAAACAGAACGCCCAGATGGGAATGTGCAGCAGGCAACCGCAGGCCATCACGATCACCTCCTCGGTCATGTAGTGGGCCATCGAGAGCTCAGCACAGGCAGAGCTGAGACGGCACGCAATATACACACGATCGACAAAATAGACCGTTGCGTACGGAATGTACATTGGATTGATCAAGGAGAACACGTAATGTAGTGCGATCGCCGCCTTAACCTCTTTAATggtaatgataaaaataaaataattgtttgagATTCAATTTCGACAAAGATTTTCGATCGTCAGATTTTATCTGACGCACAACTTACCGATGCCAAGCATATCCAAAAATACAACCAGTATGAAGGGAATTAATCCAACGAAGGTAAGAATGTTTGGTAAAATTGATTGCGCTGAGTCAGTGCGGTCGAAAAAGTACGAGAAACACGTCGAACAAAGTATTCCTGCCGGGGAGTATAGAAATACCAACATTCCTAGGGTGATGAGAGCAGGTGGCTGCAACGTAGAGAAAACATATACGAGTCAATGAAGGTCTTTGTGGTATTTTCTAGCACGATATTTTAAAACCCTGGCTACATAAGGCACAAATCGTTAATAATTCCCAATACCAGGAAAATTGATCCTTTTTACTTATTCGTGATCCTTTTTTACTCAGTGGAATGTTTGGCAGAAAACAACTTAGCTTCAATGACACGATATCGAGGATACCTTAGCACGGCGTTTGATCGATTTAATTCGATTAACGTCTACACGAAACGCAATTGACGGCAGCACTGATATTTGCGCGTGTATTTTCAATCTTTTGCGCTTAACGTAAACCTGGCAAAACGCATCCTTGCTTGTCTCTTATCAGCTTTTGTCTGTTGCTAACACAGCAACGGTAAATTCGGTGATACAAACTTACTTTGATTGCTTCTAAACGTCACTTGTTTAGTTTGTTATTAATCGTTGATAAATATTTGTCTAATTTTGGCCAGTACCAATCtttgcatttttaaataattttccttcacttCCTTTTTGTATTCtgctttgaaatatttattaataCAAACAATattgtacaaacaaaacaataatcttcatatttacattaattttaaataaccaAATGTTAAGATAGGGACAACATTGAAATCagaagataaaaccacatgaACACGAGACAAAAGCTGGTGAGTTTGAGACAAACTCAGGTGCGTTAGAGGCGGTATTCAGTCATGAGGTGTGTTAGAAGCACAGATAGATGGCAACTACTGAATTACGGCATTGAACGTTATTTGATGCAACTTGGGAAATGTTCATTAGAATAAATGGAACAGAACAGGACAAAATAAGAACGCCAAGTCCGTATGGATGATCAAATCACTCACCTGCCGGAATGACGGAATGTCGAACAAAAACACCAGCCCAAGCAGAGCCGCACAAATGACCAGCATTAGCCCGGAAAGCACGATAAAGTACGCCGACAGATAGAGCGACGAGGAAAGCCCGTTAACTCGCAGCTGATTCTTTGCCTTCATCTCGCGATCGTACACCATGTCGACGGCCAACGACACCGGAATCAGCACAAATATCATCCCCACGAACAGGGCCGATGAAAACGTGCCAATGTTAAACTCCTGCGGCTGGGCCGTCTGCTGGAACGGATGTGACCACAGTTCGATGCGTAGCACCGATTCACCCGCAACTCCGGCGGAagctgacgatgatgatgaggacgcGGACGATGAAGACGTCGCactggtgctggtgctcgATGGTAGCGGTTGGAACGCAATATCATCCGATCCGTCCACCTCCCTACCGTCGTCCTGGTAGTCGAACAGCATGGATGTCGGCGACTGAATGCTCCTACGTCTGGGTGGTGGCCTTTGGTAGAGGCTCTGCGAGTTGGGCGTCGCCGGTGACAGCTCGGCGTACACACGGAGCAGCGTGTTGCTGATCAGGTTCAGGATGATCGGCAGACTGTGCTGAGCGGTATCGTTGTACAGCGTCGTGATGGACACGTTCGACCAGGAGATGATGTTCACATTGAACGCCGCCATGTGTGGAGCGATGTCGAGCAGCAAAGAAAAGTTCCCATTGTACTCCTCGGTCACGTTGGCCGACTGGCGCAGCTCGGAAAGGAAACGATGGTAGAGATGTGATGCCTCCTTcgattgctgctgttgctgatgatgcTTTTGGTGGAGGAATTGAGGGCTTGGGTCGTAGTGCTGCTTTTGCGATTCCCGTTTCTGCTGTCCGGGATGTGTCTGCTGTCCGGCATgtgtctgctgctgctgctgctgatggtgatgatgatagaCGTAGGGAGCGTGAGACCACGCCATTGGGTTGGTATTGTCGT from Anopheles coustani chromosome 3, idAnoCousDA_361_x.2, whole genome shotgun sequence harbors:
- the LOC131271991 gene encoding polyserase-2-like, encoding MVPRIKLSHTAVLVWVLVAVFYAQISVAQDDFLAKDFNDDECGKRLAQREGLVKGGYPTRPGDWPWHVALYQRGVNSAGFEYACGGSIVHKFLVLTAAHCVTYAASRRKIPTEDLLLKLGRFNLSNEVEEHAEEFNVIETVVHVGFRPTTFENDIAILRVEVPIIFNDFIQPACLWKRDDGFVLPNVQDQTGTVVGWGLTDGNVHGSVLNEARMPVVDSLTCLASDRAFFGQLLYAKAYCAGFKNGTGVCNGDSGGGMYFQFQNRWYLKGLVSFSNTISTTGICNLKEYIGFTDASQYIDWLYENTPNSGIDDPILGHPNIRLINQGNCGRNKQVYGYAEERKPVFNQYPWMVAIRHPFVDSEYVPCNGVLLNRNYILTTTCVDLQDEISVTLGDYDTSKTKDCATVDGQEACRSASQTVSVGQLFRKDNLILARLTIPAVIGRRDHIEAICLPVTPEQRNRLYNKYIMTGWKESGTDARILQRAVLDTIDLNTCRAEFQAYEYASEASKQMDERTICARNLEDPTRSPRCNDYQPGSAIQAIEKKSNRYLLYGLQTDIGYCSKPEQYIAISKYLQWILDNIRG